The sequence CATTCTCTGGGGCGGGAGGATTCGAACCTCCGAATGGCGGATCCAAAGTCCGCTGCCTTGCCAGCTTGGCTACGCCCCAAAAATCGCTCCTAACAAATTCTTAAATTGTATAAGATAAGCCCTCCTGTCAAGAGAAATAAAAACCTATTCCCTTACCACCTCCTCCTATTTCCTTGCAAATAACTTAACACAATCTACATTTATTTAGAAAGACTTTTTTCACAATGCAAGAAAACTTATCGAAAAAAGCTGACAAAACGCTCTACTACTCGTTTTTAGCGGTCCTACCTGCCATCATTTTCCTTACCCTCATCTCCAACGGCGGTATGGGCGAGGCTACCAAGCAACTCGCATCCCTGGCACTGTGGGCGCTGGGAATAATAATACTAACAAGAAAGGACAAATTAGGAAAACCACCGTCCTGGTTCGTTATCCTGTGGTTCGCAAACCTTTTGTGGGGCGGAATCACTATCGTATCAAGCTATTCGCCCGCATTAACTGCACGATGGATACTGCTTAATGGCTCGCTTGTGGTTTTAGCGATTATAACTTTTTCCATCCCAAAAGACTACATAAGGAATCTTCTGCGAATACTTTCGGTAATTTTTGCCATCGAGATAGTTATAGGTTACGCATTTCTTCTTGGTGCGCGTCTGGGAATAATAATAGGGCGCCACGACATGTTATTCCACTTTATCTCCACATTCTACTGGAAAAACCCTGCCGCGGGATTCGTGTCCATGTTCATCCCGTTGCTTTTAGGATTGTGGCTCACGGAAAGGGGAAAATGGTGGAAAGCGTTCTACCTAACGGTTCTTTTTCTCGGCTTCGGAGCACTTATCCTAACCCGTTCGCGAGGAGCGTGGCTGGAGCGTGGCTTACATTCGCTACCTCAGCCGTAATAGCAACAATCTTTTATCGGAAACCCGTCACGGCGAATTTGTGGAGAATAATACTAATAGTCATAGTCGGCTTTGCCATTTCATCCGCAATAGTTCCACCGCATTGGCTCATAAGTCGCTTCGCAAAAATTGAGGAAATAGCCGCAAAAAGCCCCGAGGAACCTATACTTGAGCGAAGAATGATGATACGAATGGGCTTAAGAATGCTTTTGAAAAATCCTTTCCTCGGTGTTGGTGCTGGAGCGTTTCTCGTGGCGTATCCTATTTTCCTCGAAAGCAGCCATTATCTTTCCTCCCACCTTCACAGCTAATATCTCCAATGTGCCGCTGAAGTTTGAATGCCACTCAACCTAATTGCAGTTGATATTCTTTGCAGCGCTTTTTGTGCCCATCTTTTTTATCCTCAAAAAGTCACGAAAAAAAGAGGACCTCCTTCTTTGGGGGATTGGATTCGGCACACTCGCATACGCCCTTCACATAGGAATCGACTTCGACTGGACATTCTGGGGAAGCACTCTGCCGTTTATCGTGATTCTCGCCCTGGGAACCAAAATAGCCTTGGAGGATAAAGGTTACCTCACAAAAACATGGAAGACCGCATTCACCATTTTTTGCACAATAGGATTCATTGCTTCAGCATTTGTTACCTACGCGAGCATCAGGCACGACTGGGGCGACCTGCAATACGCGCCACAACAAAGGCTCAAATCGTATAAAGCTTCTGCGAAACTTTTCCCGCTCTCGGCAAAGTACTGGTATGATTACGGCAAAACATGCAAAATCCTTGGCATGAACGACGAGGCAGCCAAGGCATTCGCACGGGCGATAAAGCTCGAGCCCAAAAACATTAATGTCATCTATCAATACGCTTTTTCAATAATGAGGGACGACTCGTCCAAAGCGGAGAACGAGTTTGTTAAAGCCGTCAAACTTGCGCCATTCGTTCAGCCAGATAATCAGCTTAAAGCGGCGCTCTTCATCCTTCACAGGGGCGACACCGCCATAGCCGAATCCATACTGACATCGCTTACGAAAAACTTCGATGTTCGGCCCGGCATCCGCTACACTGAAGGCACGGTGTCGTTTCGTTACACTATAGCTCGCGCTATGTTTATGCCAAATATGGGGAATCGACACGAAAACCCCTGAATGGCTCGCTATGGAATTCGTGGATGCCCTTTGCATGGGGGATACGAACTGGATGAAGGAAATAACGATTGACTCAACATACTCGCTGCTTAAAGAGGGGCTTGAGGTTTACCTTGGTCAGATATACGGCGTTAACGAAGACCTTATCCGCGGGAAAGCTGTGGTAAGCGCCTTGCTTTTCGTGCACAAAACACCCATCGACCCCGACAACGACAAAAGAGTATGGATTTTCAGTTTCAAACTTACCGACAAAGGATGGAAGCTTGTGATGTGAATCAGAAGAAAACCTTTAAAATTTGATTACATGAATTTCACCCTTTTCGCTTTTTCCTCGCCTTCCCTGAAAACCTTTTCCGGAAGGAACATTTTTATAGCTTCAAGCAATCTATCCCTATTTTCCGTTGAAATAGTTACTTTCTTGTGTCCCTCAAGTTCGAATGTCAGCGCTTCACCCTCATGCAAAACGAAGCATCTGCCGAGTTTCCGCGAGTAGCGATAGCCATAACCTCCGACATCTTTAAATTTAATCTCAGTTTTCGTCACCCTCTTTATTTTATCGTATTTTATAGTAGTGCCAAAAATCCAGTATTGCCTGACCTTTATCCCCGTCGTGGTAACCAATGTTTCCATTCCGCCGTTTATTATGAAAAGCGGTACACCCAAGCCCACCAACACCCAAAGCGCTATTACAATCGGGTTATTAATATCCTTATCACCCAATGGAACCTTAAAAACAAAGTGGATAACAAACGGAATCCAAAGCGATACCACGATAACAATAGTTACAAGCCGTTTTACTTTCGGGTCGAGCCCCTGAAACTCCCTGTAAAAAGGCATTTCACCCATTATCTCCTCCCATTATTGCATCCCCAATATTCCAACCAGACACACTTGACAATGCCCCCATGCCCGATATTTTTATTCCGTAAGCGGGAGTGGCGGAATTGGCAGACGCGCTGGACTTAGGATCCAGTGGGCAAAACCCGTGTGGGTTCAAGTCCCACCTCCCGCATTAAGTTATCAACTGTTAATCGCAATCGGGAAAACGGCCGCAGAGACTATATTGTTCAAAGACCCAATTCATCAGATACGCTTTTCATCGCCTCAAGAACTATTCCAACGAACTCCTCAAGTGGGATATTAAGCTTCTCCTCGCAAAGTTTTATTTGCTCTCTGTTGGCGCCAGCTGCAAAACGCTTCTCCTTAAAACGCCTCATAACGAACCCCACATCGAGTCCCGAAAGCTTCTTAGTAGGGTGCATCAATGCAGCAGCTACGATTAATCCAGTAAGCGGGTCAATAATATGGAGTGCCCATTCCATCGGAGTTTTCGGCTCGAAACCCTCGTGGGCTGGATGTGCTCTTACTGCCGAGGCGATGTCCTCGTCCACACCGAGTTCCTTAAGCTCCTGATAAGCCAGAATGCCGTGCTTGGGAAAGTCGTTCACGGTTTTGTCATAATCTATATCGTGAAGGATACCCGCAAGTTCCCACCGATCAGGGTCACCGCTGAAACGGGGAGCCAACGCCCTCATCGCCGCACCCACTGCTATCATGTGCTTAACAAGATTCTTGTTCGAAACCCGCGAACTAACGAGCTTTATGGCTTCATCGCGCGTCATTGAACCCTCCTCAAAAATCAACCGATGTCATAAGCGAAAATATTCGCGCTATGTTGCCGTCTGTTTCGGTGTACATAACATTAAAAGAAATGGTCATCATCGTGACAGGCTTCACGGAAAGTTCGAGAACATAGATGTCCCGCTTCTGTTCATCATCAACATCGCCAACCTTCTTTGATTTCTCTCGTGAACCGCTTACACTCCCCGAAATGTATACATTTCCTATCTCAAGTCCACCACCTATGTTAACGCCCAGAGTGCGAATGTTAAGCGTATCAGCTGATAAAGGTTTCACAGCGTTCTCGACATCTTTGTAGAAAAACGCAGAATTTAAATCTAACTTGCCGAATTTCGCTTCGCCTTTTACGGTAGCACGAATTCCATCTTCACCGCTGTAGTACGATTGCGCTCTGTATTCGGCATCATAGCCGCTCTCAAGGCTTAATTTTGCCAGGTCAAGCCCCAAAAGGACTGGTCCTACCTGTGGTTCTGCGGTGAGTCTAACTAAAAACGCCCTACCCTCGTGAACTTTCCACGCACCTATCCTATCTACTGGTCTGTGTTTAGTTCTGCACCATGCTCGCTCAGCCTGAAGCTTTACCCAGTAAACCGAAAAGCCAAAATCACCTGAAGCCACATTTTGCCAAAGCATAGGATTAAGGCTGAAAGCGCAGCTTCCCTGTTCATCCTGGATGTTCATCATCCTGACCCGTGCCCATCCCGAAAAAACATCGGATTCGTAATTACCACCAAGCTCACCGCAAATAAAGTGTCTCGTAAGGACATCGCAAAGTTCGTCCTGTTTTGTTGGCCGAGCGTAAAACGACTTAAAATCGAGTTCGACGCTTTTAACGGGAACCGAGACATCAATCCTCAAGCCCTCAAGCCCTATATCCTTGTCTATCTCCTCGAGGTTCTCGAAAGACATTTCTCCCGGCAAACCCACGCAACTTCTACACTCTCCCTCAACGCCACCCGCCCCCGGCGGGTTATCATCCTTGTCCCAGCGCATAACGGTTAACTCCGTCATATGCTCACGGAAATAGCCCATATCAACGCCAAGTGGGCCGTAATCTATTCTCAAATAAGGAGAAACCAGAATGTTCGTAAAATAATCAGGCGAACCCCATATAATACTTCTATCAATGTTGGTAAGCCTGAAATATGCTCCTATAGTAATGTTTTCGGATGGCATTATCTCCACCTGTGGCTTAAGAAGGAACGACAGTTTTCCCCCTTCTACAAGTGGCTCGCCATAAGGACCTGCAGGGCTGACACCTTGAGTAGAGGTGTAGTAATATCTTATCCTGTAAAACCCTCCGAACGAGATGGGTACTCCCAAAACCTCTTTGCCACCAGCATTTTCACCAAAAATTTCTTGCCCAAAAAGCAAGGAAAAACTAAGGACAAAAAGAATCAATACTGCGAACAGCCTGGTTCTCGCAAACATGTTACCCCCTCTTCTGATTACTCAGTTCACTAAAATTGACGGAATATTCATCCATGTCAACTATTATTAGAAATAGGGGGAAATTTCCACAGGAACAAATGATGTATTTCCTGAATTTAATCCGGATTTTTCGGACAATATCGAAAATTTATATTATGTCCAATCCCCACAGGAATCTTCTCTCACCATATTGCGTTATAGCGTTCATTATTGGCTTTCTGGGTCTCGTTGGCTCTTCAGCTATTAATATGGACTCAAGAATTTCCTTTTCTGCGAACTGGGCATCAGATTTACTTCTCGCATGAACCTCAGCGAGGATTTCGTCCTTTTCTATTCTATCGCCGCGTTTCACGAGAATCCTCATACCTACTGCATGGTCCACTTTACCATCAAGCTCCAGAGTTCCCGCACCGAGCTTTACCGCAAGCATTCCAAGCCTGTATGTGTCTATATCGTCAACCCAGCCGGAAGCATCACTCTTTACCACGGTCACCACAGGTGCTTTTGGCAACAAACCAAGGTTTTCCACCACTTTGGGATTTCCACCCTGAGCATCTATCCAATGAGCAAACCTCTCCAGCGCTCTACCGCCACCACCTTAGGATTTCCACCCTGAGCATCTATCCAATGAGCAAACCTCTCCAGCGCTCTACCGGAGTTTATGCTCCCGACAAGCATTCTTTTCCCATCAACCACGGACTTCGTAATGCCCGATAGCTTTAGCATCAAAGCTCCAACGGCGAGGGTTACATCCATAAGGTCTTTGGGACACCCCTCACCACGAAGGCAGCTTATCGCCTCTTTCACCTCGAGCGCATTGCCCACCGCAATACCAAGGGGTTGGTTCATGTCGGTAAGCAATGCCGCCGTGTTTAGACCATAATTGTTGCCCACAGCCACCAACTCTCTTGCGAGCTTTCTCGCCTGTCTTGCGGTTTTCATGAAAGCCCCGTTTCCGAACTTGACATCGAGAACGAGCGATTGCGCACCCTCAGCAACCTTTTTTGAAATTATGCTCGCCACAATAAGCGGGATTGACTCTATGGTACCCGTGGCGTTTCTTAGGGCATAAATCTTTTTGTCGGCGGGAACCATCTCATCGGTCTGTGCAGCTATGAACATCCCAACCCGTTTAAGTATCCGCTTGCACTCTCTCGATGTGAGATTTGTTCTCAGCCCGGGAATGGATTCAAGCTTATCGAGTGTTCCCCCAGTATGACCAAGAGACCTTCCTGAAATCATAGGCACCAAAGCTCCACATGATGCCACCATCGGCGCTACCATTATGCTCACTTTATCGCCTACTCCACCCGTCGAATGCTTGTCAACGGTGGGTGCGCCAAGGTCGGAGAAATCCAGACGACGGCCGCTTTCAACATATGCTTTGGTTAGCGCAAGAATCTCATCTCGCGTCATTCCGTTAAGATAGGTTGCCATCAAAAAAGCCGCCATCTGATAATCGGGCACATCACCCCTGACATAGCTTTTGACAAAACTTTGCAGCGCCTTCTCATCGACCGTCTTGCCATCCCTCTTGGCTTTTATTACTTCCGTCGGTACCATTGTGTCACTCCTTATGAAGTTTTGAGATAAAAAATAATTAAAGTTAGCGGAAAAACAATCTAAATATTAATTTTTTCGCAAAATTCCGATATCGGGCATTCAGCGCAGTTGGCTAAGCGTGCTGTGCAAATATTTCGTCCGAGTTTGAGAAGATTTATGTGAAACCTATAATGTAAATCACTCGGTATTACTTTTGATAGCACCCTTATCATCTTATCTGCCGATGTTTTAGGGGGAAAAGCCCCAAGCCTTACCATTATTCTTTTTATGTGCGTATCGACAGGAAAAAGCGGGGCACCACCACAAAATAACAAAAACACTGCGGCTGTCTTGAGCCCTATGCCATCCACACCAATAAGCAGCGACAAAGCCTTATCGTAAGGCATTTCAAGCAAAAACGAGGCATCTATTCTGCCTTCGTTCCTCTTTTTAAGCCACATAAGAAGCCCTTTTATCCTTTTTGCTCTTATCTCAGCCAGACCGGCTACTCTTATCGCATCAGCTATGTCAGCCTCATCAGCTGTTAAAACATCATCCCATTTGCTAAACTTTTCTTTTAGTCGTTCGTATGCTCGGTCACGATTAGTGTCATTCGTGTTTTGCGATAGTAGCCCTCTAACAAGAAAACCCGTCGGGTCGTCGCAGTGTCGTTCGGGTATCCCAAAGACTTCCACCAATTTCTTATCAAGTTTAACGAAATAATCAGAATCATGTTTTATTGTATCAGGTTTCATAGAATGCAAAAATAATGCCCATAACGGAAAATGCTAAAACAAATTTTCGTTTTATAGTGGCGAGTTATAAGTAAATTGTTATAATTTTATATTGAAAATTTAAAACGGGTCTTTAATTTCGTAATGCAGGCAAGAAACGGGGGTTAAATATGAGAACAAAAATTATATTACTATTAACCATCCTCGCTTTTGGGGTAGCCTACTGTGGCAGAGGGGGTCCTGACGGATTTGGTTACACATGGATAGATTCTGATGAACCTGGTGGACCAACTTTCAACTGGATCGACATAAAATCCACCGGCACGAACCTTCACTACCGAGACGATAACTACACTCTCGTCAGGTTGAGCCATCCATTTAATTATTATAATATTGACTACGATACCGTTACTATTTGCTCGAACGGCTGGATTGCACTCGGCACCTGGCGAACTACTACAGCAGGTGGTTACGACATACCACACACCACCTTGCCTAACAATACTATAGCCGCATTCTGGACAGACCTCTTTCCCCAAATGAGCGACACTGGGCAGGTCTACTATCAGGACCTTGGTGATAAATTCGTAGTTTCCTACATCGACATTCCAGAATATTACCCAACATATCCGAAACAAACATTTCAGATAATTCTCGATTATCGAAGAAGGGAGATAATCCTTCAGTATCTTCAGGTTACTCGACTTGCCTCACCAGGACATAGGGCGAGGATAGGCTGGGAAAACAGAGATGGTACCGATGGCATCCAGATTGGCATCTGGACGCAAACAGGCGGATACCTACACGACCTCCTTGCCGTGAGAATTCGAGCGGTCCCGGTGGCGACGCCGCCTTATTTTAATGGGTTCGCAAACCCTTACGAAAAGGACTTTAAGGCAGTGCCCGACTCGGGCTGGGAAATAGGATTTCCTCCCATATCGTGGTCAGCATTATACCTGGGCATACCAAGCCCGCTTTATATCTGGGGCACGAAGATGAGCGACATGTACAGCAACAACGCAGAATGGTATCTTTACACCCCTCACCTCGATCTTTTCGACGCTGTTTATCCCATTATGGATTTCTGGCATTATTACTCCATGCAAACAGGGCTTGATGGTGGTGTTTTTGAGGTTTCCACTGACGAGGGGTCAACATGGGTGGTTATTGAACCGGAAGATGGCTATCCTGTTGTCATGACCGGCGGTCCACTTGCTGGCCAAAGAGCATTCTCAGGTCATTCTCATGGATGGGAGTATTGCTCATTTGACCTCAGACCTTACATTGGCATGGAGATAATGGGCAGATTCAAATTCATCTCGAATGCTACTGTTACAGACACCGGCTGGTATATCGATAACTTCGGTTTGCATAATGCTTTTGGCGTGGTCAAGGGCAAAGTTGACCTGAGATACTCTGATAACGATTCAGGAGCTGAAGTTCGAATAATGGGAACCAACAGTTACGCTATTACTAATACTGCAGGAGAGTTCTTCATCGATTCCGTGGTGGTGGGCAGCCATTATCTGCAGCTAAGATGCTCGAGCTATGTGGCGGTGGACTCGATACCGTTCACGATAAACCGATTTGACACCATCGAAATGTATCTTCAAATGTCGCCGATATTCTACTTCTCCGACTTCGATGAGGACAGCGGTGGATTGATACCCAAACCCATAGGCGGCTGGCAGTGGGGCAAGCCCGAGTTCATGGTCGGCCCTGAGAATGCTTACTCGGATTCGTTTTGCTGGGGCACCAATCTTCACGGCGACTATGACGACAGCGTTAACTGGCAACTAATACTGCCGGTCAACATAAGACGGTCACCATATCCTGTGGTTACTTTCTACACCTGGTACAGATTCAACGGTGAATTCCTAAACATCCTGTGGGATGGCGGCAATGTGAAGGTTTCCGCTGACAGCGGACGAACATGGAAACTGGTTTATCCCACCTGCAACTATGATGGCACAGTAAGTCCACACAATCCCTTCATAGGCGGCGAACCAGCATTCGGTGGAGTAGCAAACGGCGACTACTGGCGGAAAGTCCTTTTCCCGCTTTATTGCGTTGGTGGAGAATCTTTGATACTAATAAAGTTCGAGATAGGAAGCGATGCTGCGGGAACAGAGGTAGGATGGTACATAGACGATATACTGGTTTACGAGGATTCGGTAGCATGGACTATGGAACCTGCAAAACCAAAAATAGCACTCGACATCACAGCATCACCAAACCCCTTCAACAGCTCGTGTTTGATAAAATTCAGCACCACCACACCCAACGCTTCCGCATACATAGTCGACCTTGGGGGCAGACGAGTTAAGTCATTCGGGCCGTTCACGAAACCTGATGTATACAGGATACGATGGAGTCCGAAGAACCTGCCAAGTGGAGTTTACTTCCTAAAACTCGTTGATGGAACACAGATTTTAACGAAAAAAATAGTCTTTATGAAGTAACGCACATAAGGGCACAATATCATAAAAAGCAGTCTATTACTTAACGCCAAATCTGTTCCGGATAGAGTTTGTATTTAGCCTTTTAATCAGAAAGACGAGCCCCATCCCTCGTCGCCTTCGTCGGCAAAACCCTCGTCGAGCTCATCGTCGAAGTTGAAGTTGGCTTCCTCGGCTGCCATGAGAAACTCATCGATACAATCAGGAAGGTTTATGCCGTCA comes from bacterium and encodes:
- a CDS encoding O-antigen ligase family protein — its product is MAGAWLTFATSAVIATIFYRKPVTANLWRIILIVIVGFAISSAIVPPHWLISRFAKIEEIAAKSPEEPILERRMMIRMGLRMLLKNPFLGVGAGAFLVAYPIFLESSHYLSSHLHS
- a CDS encoding tetratricopeptide repeat protein encodes the protein MIFFAALFVPIFFILKKSRKKEDLLLWGIGFGTLAYALHIGIDFDWTFWGSTLPFIVILALGTKIALEDKGYLTKTWKTAFTIFCTIGFIASAFVTYASIRHDWGDLQYAPQQRLKSYKASAKLFPLSAKYWYDYGKTCKILGMNDEAAKAFARAIKLEPKNINVIYQYAFSIMRDDSSKAENEFVKAVKLAPFVQPDNQLKAALFILHRGDTAIAESILTSLTKNFDVRPGIRYTEGTVSFRYTIARAMFMPNMGNRHENP
- a CDS encoding HDIG domain-containing protein, translated to MTRDEAIKLVSSRVSNKNLVKHMIAVGAAMRALAPRFSGDPDRWELAGILHDIDYDKTVNDFPKHGILAYQELKELGVDEDIASAVRAHPAHEGFEPKTPMEWALHIIDPLTGLIVAAALMHPTKKLSGLDVGFVMRRFKEKRFAAGANREQIKLCEEKLNIPLEEFVGIVLEAMKSVSDELGL
- a CDS encoding thymidine phosphorylase translates to MVPTEVIKAKRDGKTVDEKALQSFVKSYVRGDVPDYQMAAFLMATYLNGMTRDEILALTKAYVESGRRLDFSDLGAPTVDKHSTGGVGDKVSIMVAPMVASCGALVPMISGRSLGHTGGTLDKLESIPGLRTNLTSRECKRILKRVGMFIAAQTDEMVPADKKIYALRNATGTIESIPLIVASIISKKVAEGAQSLVLDVKFGNGAFMKTARQARKLARELVAVGNNYGLNTAALLTDMNQPLGIAVGNALEVKEAISCLRGEGCPKDLMDVTLAVGALMLKLSGITKSVVDGKRMLVGSINSGRALERFAHWIDAQGGNPKVVAVERWRGLLIG
- a CDS encoding endonuclease III, whose translation is MKPDTIKHDSDYFVKLDKKLVEVFGIPERHCDDPTGFLVRGLLSQNTNDTNRDRAYERLKEKFSKWDDVLTADEADIADAIRVAGLAEIRAKRIKGLLMWLKKRNEGRIDASFLLEMPYDKALSLLIGVDGIGLKTAAVFLLFCGGAPLFPVDTHIKRIMVRLGAFPPKTSADKMIRVLSKVIPSDLHYRFHINLLKLGRNICTARLANCAECPISEFCEKINI
- a CDS encoding T9SS type A sorting domain-containing protein, which translates into the protein MRTKIILLLTILAFGVAYCGRGGPDGFGYTWIDSDEPGGPTFNWIDIKSTGTNLHYRDDNYTLVRLSHPFNYYNIDYDTVTICSNGWIALGTWRTTTAGGYDIPHTTLPNNTIAAFWTDLFPQMSDTGQVYYQDLGDKFVVSYIDIPEYYPTYPKQTFQIILDYRRREIILQYLQVTRLASPGHRARIGWENRDGTDGIQIGIWTQTGGYLHDLLAVRIRAVPVATPPYFNGFANPYEKDFKAVPDSGWEIGFPPISWSALYLGIPSPLYIWGTKMSDMYSNNAEWYLYTPHLDLFDAVYPIMDFWHYYSMQTGLDGGVFEVSTDEGSTWVVIEPEDGYPVVMTGGPLAGQRAFSGHSHGWEYCSFDLRPYIGMEIMGRFKFISNATVTDTGWYIDNFGLHNAFGVVKGKVDLRYSDNDSGAEVRIMGTNSYAITNTAGEFFIDSVVVGSHYLQLRCSSYVAVDSIPFTINRFDTIEMYLQMSPIFYFSDFDEDSGGLIPKPIGGWQWGKPEFMVGPENAYSDSFCWGTNLHGDYDDSVNWQLILPVNIRRSPYPVVTFYTWYRFNGEFLNILWDGGNVKVSADSGRTWKLVYPTCNYDGTVSPHNPFIGGEPAFGGVANGDYWRKVLFPLYCVGGESLILIKFEIGSDAAGTEVGWYIDDILVYEDSVAWTMEPAKPKIALDITASPNPFNSSCLIKFSTTTPNASAYIVDLGGRRVKSFGPFTKPDVYRIRWSPKNLPSGVYFLKLVDGTQILTKKIVFMK